A portion of the Acidimicrobiales bacterium genome contains these proteins:
- a CDS encoding sigma factor, translated as MDFAALYPRLRAFAAVVGPSEDEPDDLVQEALARMLRRRSDRAVEHPEAYLRRSILNLASNRRRSLGRLRRALVRIGTADTTSADRYPSDVSDLTRLAPEVRAVLWMVDVENATYAEVAAVLGCSEEAARARASRGRTRLRNELDMEGLA; from the coding sequence ATGGACTTCGCTGCGCTCTACCCGCGGTTGCGGGCGTTCGCAGCGGTCGTCGGGCCGTCCGAGGATGAACCCGATGATCTCGTCCAGGAGGCGCTTGCCCGAATGCTGCGGCGACGATCGGACCGGGCTGTCGAACACCCGGAGGCGTACCTCCGTCGGTCGATCCTGAATCTGGCGTCCAATCGACGCCGGTCGCTCGGCCGACTTCGCCGAGCGTTGGTGCGTATCGGTACCGCCGACACGACGAGCGCGGATCGCTACCCGTCGGACGTGAGCGATCTGACCCGGCTGGCGCCCGAGGTGCGTGCGGTCCTCTGGATGGTCGACGTCGAGAACGCCACGTACGCCGAGGTTGCAGCCGTGCTCGGGTGCAGCGAGGAGGCGGCTCGAGCTCGGGCGAGCCGTGGGCGGACCCGGCTGAGAAACGAACTCGACATGGAAGGACTGGCCTGA
- a CDS encoding ABC transporter ATP-binding protein encodes MSNAGWGGAADTGFSGVPPEVRDKVEQWMAEGPPDVAVDPPEFSQTRYSHRRFTMARFLRPYALPLFGVFLLVTLEAVMSQAGPLLLQISIDEGIRKGDRGLVVTLGVVFAVFVPVAVVVGTIRTMVAGRVGARIMANLRVQMFSHFQRLSIDYYTNERAGRLLSRMTSDLEPLQQLFQQGLVQLAVQGVTLVAVTIALFLLNPLLALITLVAVIPGTLALSLWYRRVAEIAQIRVRDTIADVLAHLQESLAGIRLVTAHNRRERTVVEHRNEAGEYLDANDRTAFINGVYGPGSEAMGPFAQMVLLVIGGQFVLEGRVTLGELIAFVLYVGAFFAPITEIVALLNIYQQGAASVVKIDSVLASEPTVAEKDGAHPLPPVVGEIRLENVTFGYDPDVPVIADVDLEIHPGETIAVIGPTGAGKSTIAKLLNRFYDPQVGRVTIDGHDVRDVTFASLRRQIGVVPQEPFLFAGSIRENLLMGGRDLEHHELEAACEQVGLGRLLDRLPERLDTPCHERGVSLSAGERQLLALARAFLSQPRLLVLDEATSSLDLRTEQAVEHALDVVLEGRTAIIIAHRLQTTMRADRIVVVADGGIAEVGTRDELIAAGGHFADMWQTGGLT; translated from the coding sequence ATGTCCAACGCCGGATGGGGAGGCGCGGCCGACACCGGATTCAGCGGCGTGCCGCCCGAGGTGCGCGACAAGGTCGAGCAATGGATGGCCGAAGGTCCTCCCGACGTCGCCGTCGACCCGCCCGAGTTCAGCCAGACCCGCTACAGCCATCGCCGCTTCACGATGGCCCGCTTCCTGCGGCCCTACGCACTGCCGCTGTTCGGTGTGTTCCTGCTGGTCACGCTCGAGGCGGTCATGTCGCAGGCCGGGCCGTTGTTGCTCCAGATCTCGATCGACGAGGGCATCCGCAAGGGCGACCGCGGCCTCGTCGTGACGCTGGGCGTCGTCTTCGCCGTGTTCGTCCCCGTCGCGGTCGTCGTCGGCACGATCCGCACCATGGTGGCCGGCCGGGTCGGCGCGCGGATCATGGCGAACCTACGGGTGCAGATGTTCTCCCACTTCCAGCGGCTGAGCATCGACTACTACACGAACGAGCGGGCCGGGCGCCTCCTCAGCCGCATGACGAGCGACCTGGAGCCTCTCCAGCAATTGTTCCAACAAGGGCTCGTGCAACTCGCGGTCCAGGGCGTGACCCTCGTGGCCGTCACCATCGCGCTGTTCCTGCTGAACCCGCTGCTGGCATTGATCACCCTCGTGGCGGTGATCCCGGGCACGCTCGCCCTGTCGCTCTGGTACCGGCGGGTGGCGGAGATCGCCCAGATCCGCGTGCGCGACACGATCGCCGACGTGCTGGCCCACCTTCAGGAGAGCCTCGCCGGCATCCGGCTCGTCACCGCCCACAACCGGCGAGAGCGCACCGTGGTCGAGCATCGCAACGAGGCCGGCGAGTATCTCGATGCCAACGATCGCACGGCCTTCATCAACGGCGTCTACGGCCCGGGCTCCGAGGCAATGGGACCCTTCGCCCAGATGGTCCTGCTCGTCATCGGCGGCCAGTTCGTGCTCGAGGGTCGCGTGACGCTCGGCGAACTGATCGCCTTCGTGCTCTACGTCGGTGCGTTCTTCGCGCCGATCACCGAGATCGTGGCCCTCCTCAACATCTACCAGCAGGGTGCGGCGTCGGTGGTCAAGATCGACAGCGTGTTGGCCAGCGAACCGACGGTCGCCGAGAAGGACGGCGCTCACCCGCTGCCCCCGGTGGTCGGCGAGATCCGGCTGGAGAACGTCACGTTCGGCTACGACCCGGACGTGCCGGTGATCGCCGATGTCGATCTCGAGATCCACCCCGGCGAGACCATCGCGGTCATCGGTCCCACCGGTGCGGGAAAGTCGACCATCGCCAAGCTGCTCAACCGCTTCTACGACCCCCAGGTCGGCCGGGTGACGATCGACGGTCACGATGTGCGCGATGTCACATTCGCGTCGTTGCGGCGCCAGATCGGGGTCGTGCCGCAGGAGCCATTCCTGTTCGCCGGATCCATTCGCGAGAACCTGCTGATGGGCGGACGCGACCTCGAACACCACGAGCTCGAAGCCGCGTGCGAGCAGGTCGGTCTCGGCCGCCTCCTCGACCGACTCCCCGAGCGACTCGACACCCCGTGCCACGAGCGTGGCGTCTCGCTCTCGGCCGGCGAACGTCAGCTGCTCGCGCTCGCTCGCGCCTTCCTGTCACAGCCGCGACTGCTCGTCCTCGACGAGGCGACCTCCTCGCTCGACCTGCGCACCGAGCAGGCCGTCGAACACGCGCTCGACGTCGTCCTCGAGGGCCGCACGGCGATCATCATCGCCCACCGTCTCCAGACCACCATGCGAGCCGATCGCATCGTGGTTGTCGCCGACGGTGGCATCGCCGAGGTCGGCACCCGCGACGAGTTGATCGCGGCCGGCGGCCACTTCGCCGACATGTGGCAAACCGGCGGCCTCACCTGA
- a CDS encoding ABC transporter ATP-binding protein, whose protein sequence is MTALATDALARYAEPQGRPDPDASKGWLRRLWPVLSPLRWGFAVAVIGTTVGMAARMLVPAVLMLAIDDALDERTASIAPYAWTLAGLTALGALSGFYARRAMFEVAFRVENALRYAVFNHISRLSADFYDRSETGQLLARANGDIRAVQMFLNFGPFMVISLASLGFALVLMLSVSVPLTLVTIIPVPFVAVIGLRSRHPQLPAWWLVMARQADVATLVEENIAGVRVVRNFAGEQHEVARMAGVADQLRWAMVKGADVSARYIPALEHLPRLSFAIVLLYGGLLVEDGTLGIGALVAFSSYVVMVQVPFRFIGHLVQMAQRAKASAMRVYELFDEPETIVERDDAVDLAGARGAVTFRDVHFGYGGDADVLDGFTLDIAAGETVALVGETASGKSTVARLLPRFYDVRSGAIEIDGIDVRDATLRSLRATVGVAFDDPFLFSMSIRDNIAFADPTAPDEQVRAAAAAAQAMEFIDELDDGFDEVVGERGYTLSGGQRQRISLARALLHDPQILVLDDATSAIDVRVEEKIHSGLREATAGRTVIVIAHRLSTIALADRVVFLEGGVVAATGTHDDLMAGEPRYRELLAHLDEGGD, encoded by the coding sequence GTGACCGCGCTCGCCACCGACGCGCTGGCCCGCTACGCCGAGCCGCAGGGACGCCCCGATCCCGACGCGTCGAAGGGTTGGCTGCGTCGCCTCTGGCCGGTGCTGTCGCCGCTGCGCTGGGGCTTCGCCGTTGCGGTGATCGGCACGACCGTCGGAATGGCGGCGCGCATGCTGGTGCCGGCCGTTCTCATGCTGGCGATCGACGACGCGCTCGACGAACGGACCGCCTCGATCGCCCCCTACGCGTGGACCCTGGCGGGGCTGACGGCGCTGGGAGCGCTCAGCGGCTTCTACGCGCGTCGGGCGATGTTCGAGGTGGCCTTCCGCGTCGAGAACGCGCTCCGCTACGCCGTCTTCAACCACATCTCGCGCCTGTCGGCGGACTTCTACGACCGCAGCGAGACCGGCCAGCTCCTCGCCCGGGCCAACGGCGACATCCGTGCCGTGCAGATGTTCCTGAACTTCGGCCCGTTCATGGTCATCTCGCTCGCCAGTCTCGGCTTCGCGCTGGTGCTGATGCTCTCGGTGAGTGTCCCGTTGACCCTCGTCACCATCATTCCGGTGCCGTTCGTCGCGGTCATCGGACTTCGGAGTCGTCACCCGCAACTACCGGCGTGGTGGCTCGTGATGGCTCGACAGGCCGACGTCGCCACACTGGTCGAGGAGAACATCGCCGGTGTGCGGGTCGTGCGGAACTTCGCCGGCGAGCAGCACGAGGTCGCTCGCATGGCCGGTGTCGCCGACCAGCTCCGATGGGCGATGGTCAAGGGCGCCGACGTGTCGGCCCGCTACATCCCCGCCCTGGAGCATCTGCCCCGCCTGAGCTTCGCCATCGTCCTGCTCTACGGCGGGCTCCTGGTGGAGGACGGCACCCTCGGAATCGGCGCGCTGGTCGCCTTCAGCTCCTATGTCGTGATGGTGCAGGTGCCGTTCCGATTCATCGGGCATCTCGTGCAGATGGCCCAGCGGGCGAAGGCCTCGGCGATGAGGGTCTACGAGTTGTTCGACGAGCCCGAGACCATCGTCGAGCGCGACGACGCGGTCGACCTCGCCGGGGCCCGAGGCGCGGTGACGTTTCGCGATGTGCACTTCGGCTACGGCGGCGACGCCGACGTGCTCGACGGATTCACACTCGACATCGCCGCGGGTGAGACCGTGGCGCTCGTCGGTGAAACCGCGTCGGGAAAGTCGACCGTGGCCCGCCTGCTACCCCGGTTCTACGACGTTCGATCGGGTGCCATCGAGATCGACGGGATCGATGTCCGCGACGCCACGCTGCGCAGTCTCCGGGCGACCGTGGGAGTGGCATTCGACGATCCGTTCCTCTTCTCGATGAGCATTCGCGACAACATCGCGTTCGCCGATCCCACCGCACCGGACGAGCAGGTCCGCGCCGCGGCAGCCGCGGCCCAGGCGATGGAGTTCATCGACGAACTCGACGACGGCTTCGACGAGGTGGTGGGGGAGCGGGGCTACACCCTGTCGGGCGGACAGCGCCAGCGCATCTCGCTGGCTCGGGCGCTCCTGCACGACCCGCAGATCCTCGTGCTCGACGACGCGACCAGCGCCATCGATGTCCGCGTGGAGGAGAAGATCCACTCGGGACTGCGGGAAGCGACCGCCGGCCGAACGGTGATCGTCATCGCCCACCGGCTGTCGACGATCGCGCTCGCCGACCGGGTCGTGTTCCTCGAGGGCGGTGTCGTTGCCGCCACCGGCACCCACGACGACCTGATGGCCGGCGAGCCGCGCTACCGAGAACTGCTCGCCCATCTCGACGAGGGTGGTGACTGA
- a CDS encoding MarR family winged helix-turn-helix transcriptional regulator, whose translation MGTKGTATDRAHAVTVIALGRSMEIAVNETGLTSSQFRALALVRAGITNSGVLARFLAVRPPTVTTVMQGLVEDGLVARTRRADDRRRVDYELTPSGVDALTEANAAADGALASLASSLDKSAREAALAGLDLWRDALDAKRTAP comes from the coding sequence ATGGGGACAAAGGGAACCGCGACGGACCGCGCCCACGCGGTCACGGTGATCGCGCTCGGCCGCTCGATGGAGATCGCGGTCAACGAGACAGGCCTGACCAGCTCGCAGTTCCGGGCACTGGCATTGGTCCGTGCGGGCATCACCAACAGCGGCGTACTCGCCCGGTTCCTCGCCGTGCGCCCGCCGACGGTCACGACCGTGATGCAGGGCCTGGTCGAGGACGGTCTCGTCGCCCGCACCCGCCGAGCCGACGATCGCCGCCGAGTCGACTACGAGCTGACGCCGAGCGGTGTCGACGCGCTCACGGAGGCCAACGCAGCCGCCGACGGCGCGCTCGCGTCATTGGCGTCGTCGCTCGACAAGTCGGCGCGGGAAGCGGCCCTGGCGGGGCTCGACCTCTGGCGCGACGCCCTCGATGCGAAGCGGACCGCGCCGTGA
- a CDS encoding DNA polymerase Y family protein, translating to MGPVRTLVAWCPDWPVVALGRPLDEPVAVVHANRVVASSPAARHHGVVRDLRRRVAQSRCAELEVLERDEAREARTFEPVLAALDDITPRVEVTRPGTCAIAMRGPSRYFGGDEAVATLMRQRMGEVLDGRTEIRIGIADGPFAAGLAARAARPVHIVADGGSAAFLAPMSISVLDRPELTDVLVRLGLRSLGAFAELPPADVLARFGDEGRCAHRLASGLDERPPDARLTPPDWSITTEIDPPADRIDRVAFCARGLADELHQRLEREGVSCVRIAIEAETEFGETLLRLWRHEGALSAGAIADRVRWQLDGWLNGSAATRPSGGISRVTLLPDEIVPAKGRQLGFWGGETEVDERAARVAARLQGQLGADAVKVPERRGGRHPGEQLVLVSASTVELRGRSVAAPSGDRAGDGPAPWPGRLPAPSPSRVPAQPRVVELLDGDGEMVTVTGRGMASGAPVTLGIRSRTLSIVGWAGPWPVDERWWDTDDHRRRARFQLLTDDGQARLVTLEQGRWWVTALWD from the coding sequence ATGGGGCCGGTTCGCACACTGGTCGCCTGGTGTCCGGACTGGCCGGTGGTCGCGCTCGGTCGCCCGCTCGACGAACCCGTGGCGGTCGTGCACGCCAACCGGGTCGTCGCCTCATCGCCGGCCGCGCGTCATCACGGTGTGGTGCGCGACCTGCGTCGCCGGGTCGCCCAGTCCCGCTGTGCCGAGCTCGAGGTGCTCGAGCGCGACGAGGCGCGCGAGGCCCGCACGTTCGAGCCGGTCCTCGCCGCGCTCGACGACATCACCCCCAGGGTCGAGGTCACCCGCCCCGGCACTTGTGCCATCGCCATGCGCGGTCCCTCGCGCTACTTCGGCGGTGACGAGGCGGTGGCCACGCTGATGCGGCAGCGGATGGGCGAGGTGCTCGACGGCCGCACCGAGATTCGCATCGGTATCGCCGACGGCCCGTTCGCGGCCGGGCTCGCTGCTCGGGCCGCCCGTCCGGTGCACATCGTCGCCGACGGTGGGAGTGCCGCGTTCCTCGCCCCGATGTCGATCTCCGTGCTCGACCGGCCCGAACTCACCGACGTGTTGGTACGGCTCGGCTTGCGCAGCCTCGGTGCCTTCGCCGAGCTGCCGCCGGCCGATGTGCTCGCCCGGTTCGGCGACGAGGGACGGTGCGCGCATCGGCTCGCGTCGGGTCTCGACGAGCGCCCGCCCGACGCTCGGCTCACGCCGCCCGACTGGTCCATCACCACCGAGATCGACCCGCCGGCCGATCGCATCGATCGGGTGGCGTTCTGTGCCCGGGGTCTGGCCGACGAACTCCATCAGCGGCTCGAACGCGAAGGCGTCTCGTGTGTGCGCATCGCCATCGAGGCGGAAACCGAGTTCGGCGAGACCCTGCTGCGTCTCTGGCGCCACGAAGGGGCATTGTCGGCGGGGGCGATCGCCGATCGGGTGCGATGGCAGCTCGACGGCTGGCTCAACGGCTCGGCCGCCACCCGGCCGAGTGGCGGCATCTCCCGGGTCACGCTGCTCCCTGACGAGATCGTGCCGGCGAAAGGCCGCCAGCTCGGTTTCTGGGGCGGCGAGACCGAGGTCGACGAGCGGGCCGCGCGGGTGGCGGCCCGTCTTCAGGGCCAGCTCGGTGCCGACGCGGTGAAGGTGCCCGAGCGTCGGGGTGGCCGTCACCCCGGCGAACAGCTGGTGCTCGTATCGGCGTCCACGGTCGAGCTGCGGGGCCGTTCGGTCGCTGCGCCGTCCGGCGACCGGGCTGGCGACGGACCGGCCCCGTGGCCCGGTCGGCTCCCGGCGCCCTCGCCGAGTCGAGTCCCGGCGCAGCCCCGCGTGGTCGAGCTCCTCGACGGCGATGGCGAAATGGTCACCGTCACCGGCCGGGGAATGGCCTCGGGGGCACCGGTAACGCTGGGCATCCGCAGCCGCACGCTGTCGATCGTCGGGTGGGCCGGTCCGTGGCCGGTCGACGAGCGCTGGTGGGACACCGACGACCATCGACGCCGGGCCCGGTTCCAGCTGCTCACCGACGACGGTCAGGCTCGTCTCGTCACCCTCGAGCAGGGCCGATGGTGGGTCACCGCACTCTGGGATTGA
- a CDS encoding S-layer homology domain-containing protein codes for MRIRTCAGAILGIAALISAMLASPAGAIDTEPTRVWEVEVPLGDEEYDVAAVGADVVAVGAESDAMNMVPATIKRYDADGDLEWLGKLGGGIEGFKAFYGVATGSDERIYAVGTTRAAVAGTYGGGNDALVHAVAGNGTVRWTDQFGTAEDEILTEVVVGADGSVYAIGTAFGAGGGGARDIVVRKYTANGAVVWTKEFGTSLNDLAEDAAVLSDGSILIVGAAREGTVSFDTRGSGLILRIDTAGNELLLTTPFTSGVSNMLTGVAALPDGGYMVGGWQYFATSNNGLLYRYAADNSETYGRTPGDNLFDLERATDGTIVATAIPAEAAFEEGVLVGYDVSNGAELWSVGLNSSTGARVTATSDGELFVAYSNVLSAPGAVVRFAASSGGGGGGGGGTGFTDVPAGAFYTDAVAWLKNEGITTGTSPTTYSPDGLVTRGQMAAFLWRMVGEPGNNPAHGFSDVPEGTFYAEAVRWLKEEAITTGTTPSTYSPDDNVTRAQMAAFLHRLAGAPDGNPAHGFSDVPDSSFYAEAVRWLKDQGITTGTSATTYSPNDNVTRGQMAAFLFRMATDSDWDYPGD; via the coding sequence ATGAGAATACGAACCTGCGCGGGAGCGATCCTGGGCATCGCTGCGCTGATCTCGGCGATGCTCGCCAGCCCCGCCGGGGCCATCGACACCGAACCCACGCGGGTGTGGGAGGTCGAAGTCCCGCTCGGCGACGAGGAGTACGACGTCGCGGCCGTGGGCGCGGACGTCGTCGCTGTTGGCGCCGAGAGCGACGCGATGAACATGGTCCCCGCGACGATCAAGCGCTATGACGCCGACGGCGACCTCGAGTGGCTGGGCAAGCTGGGTGGCGGAATCGAGGGCTTCAAGGCCTTCTACGGCGTCGCCACCGGAAGCGATGAGCGAATCTACGCGGTCGGCACGACCCGCGCCGCAGTCGCAGGGACGTACGGTGGAGGCAACGACGCTCTGGTTCACGCCGTGGCCGGCAACGGCACGGTGCGGTGGACCGACCAATTCGGCACCGCGGAGGACGAGATCCTCACCGAGGTCGTGGTCGGGGCCGACGGCTCCGTCTACGCGATCGGCACTGCGTTCGGCGCCGGTGGTGGTGGCGCACGGGACATCGTCGTGCGCAAGTACACCGCCAACGGGGCAGTCGTCTGGACCAAGGAATTCGGCACGTCGCTCAACGACCTGGCCGAGGACGCCGCAGTGCTGAGCGACGGGAGCATCCTGATCGTCGGGGCGGCCCGCGAAGGGACGGTCTCCTTCGACACCCGGGGCAGCGGCCTCATCCTTCGTATCGACACCGCCGGCAACGAACTACTGCTGACGACGCCGTTCACGAGTGGTGTGTCCAACATGCTCACGGGCGTCGCTGCGCTACCCGACGGGGGCTACATGGTCGGTGGTTGGCAGTACTTCGCAACGTCGAACAACGGACTGCTCTACCGCTATGCGGCAGACAACAGCGAGACCTACGGCCGGACACCGGGGGACAACCTGTTCGATCTGGAGCGGGCCACCGACGGGACGATCGTCGCCACGGCCATCCCCGCCGAGGCGGCCTTCGAGGAAGGCGTCCTGGTCGGCTACGACGTCAGCAATGGCGCAGAGCTCTGGAGTGTCGGCCTCAACTCGTCGACGGGTGCCCGGGTGACGGCGACCAGCGACGGCGAACTCTTCGTGGCCTATTCCAACGTGCTGTCCGCCCCGGGCGCGGTCGTGCGCTTCGCCGCGTCCAGCGGTGGCGGTGGCGGTGGCGGTGGTGGCACCGGCTTCACCGATGTGCCGGCCGGTGCGTTCTACACCGACGCGGTCGCCTGGCTGAAGAACGAGGGCATCACGACCGGTACGTCGCCGACGACCTACTCGCCCGACGGGCTCGTGACGCGAGGCCAGATGGCCGCCTTCCTGTGGCGGATGGTCGGTGAACCGGGCAACAACCCCGCTCACGGTTTCAGTGACGTGCCGGAGGGTACGTTCTACGCCGAGGCCGTGCGCTGGCTCAAGGAAGAAGCGATCACGACCGGCACCACGCCGTCGACCTACTCACCGGACGACAACGTGACCCGAGCGCAGATGGCGGCGTTCCTGCACCGGCTCGCCGGTGCCCCCGACGGCAACCCGGCGCACGGCTTCAGCGACGTCCCCGACAGCTCGTTCTACGCCGAGGCCGTCCGCTGGCTCAAGGACCAGGGGATCACGACGGGCACCAGTGCCACCACCTATTCGCCCAACGACAACGTCACTCGGGGTCAGATGGCGGCCTTCCTGTTCCGGATGGCCACCGACTCCGACTGGGATTACCCGGGCGACTGA
- a CDS encoding winged helix-turn-helix transcriptional regulator: MKSYGQYCPISRTAELLGDRWTIHIVRDLLTGTNRFNELIRGNPGLSRALLTRRLRQLTMAGVVEQAEDGSYWLTESGRALEPIVFGLATWGARWVLGEPAIDELDPDLLLWWLHRQLDATELPQPRFTVYVQLADHPKRYWIVVEGEASICLADPGFEVDVTLRTDRAALYRTYLGKNSLAEANRRGDVELVGSQKAVRSFIVAFGQSPVASIVAAESD; encoded by the coding sequence ATGAAGTCCTACGGTCAGTACTGTCCGATCTCACGCACGGCAGAGCTGCTCGGTGATCGGTGGACGATCCACATCGTGCGTGACCTGCTGACCGGCACGAACCGGTTCAACGAGCTGATCCGCGGCAACCCGGGGCTGTCTCGGGCGCTGCTGACCCGCCGACTCCGCCAGCTCACCATGGCGGGCGTGGTCGAGCAGGCCGAGGACGGATCGTACTGGTTGACCGAATCGGGACGGGCGCTCGAACCGATCGTGTTCGGCCTCGCGACCTGGGGTGCGCGTTGGGTCCTCGGTGAACCGGCCATCGACGAGCTCGACCCGGATCTGCTGTTGTGGTGGCTCCACCGCCAGCTCGACGCGACAGAGCTCCCTCAGCCTCGCTTCACCGTCTACGTGCAGTTGGCCGACCACCCGAAGCGCTACTGGATCGTCGTCGAGGGTGAGGCGTCGATCTGCCTCGCGGACCCGGGCTTCGAGGTCGACGTGACGTTGCGCACCGACCGAGCTGCGCTGTACCGCACCTACCTCGGCAAGAACTCGCTTGCAGAGGCCAACCGCCGAGGGGATGTCGAGCTGGTCGGTTCGCAAAAGGCGGTGCGGTCCTTCATCGTCGCCTTCGGGCAATCTCCCGTGGCATCGATCGTCGCAGCCGAGTCCGACTGA
- a CDS encoding TIGR03086 family metal-binding protein, translating into MQGNEQLAVIIPKLREVGSAIDPSQLDAPTPCNDFDVAGVLDHMTALASTFAPMFRGEDATTGNAPGEMTTELSRFDSAMAALLDAVQSPGALDRTIQTPSGEMTGADFARLVAFDGLVHGWDLASSTGQEWELADDLVREVDAFARRAITNEMRDGDAFDVEQEPSGGATPVERLVAFSGRAT; encoded by the coding sequence ATGCAAGGCAACGAACAACTGGCCGTCATCATCCCGAAGCTGCGTGAGGTCGGGTCTGCGATCGATCCGAGCCAGCTCGACGCCCCGACCCCCTGCAACGACTTCGATGTCGCCGGGGTACTCGACCACATGACCGCGCTGGCGTCGACCTTCGCGCCGATGTTCCGAGGCGAGGACGCGACGACCGGCAACGCACCGGGCGAGATGACCACCGAGTTGTCCCGTTTCGACAGCGCGATGGCTGCACTACTCGACGCGGTGCAGTCCCCGGGGGCGCTGGATCGGACGATCCAGACCCCCAGCGGAGAGATGACTGGGGCCGACTTCGCGCGACTCGTCGCGTTCGACGGGCTCGTCCACGGATGGGACCTCGCCTCTTCGACCGGACAGGAATGGGAGCTCGCTGACGACCTCGTCCGCGAGGTCGACGCCTTTGCCCGGCGGGCAATCACCAACGAGATGCGTGATGGTGACGCCTTCGATGTCGAGCAGGAGCCATCCGGCGGAGCCACGCCGGTCGAGCGCCTGGTCGCGTTCTCCGGCCGAGCAACATGA
- a CDS encoding metalloregulator ArsR/SmtB family transcription factor, with product MTNALIDQQLDDERLDKTFAALANSTRRAILARLAQGEANVNELAAPFDLTLPAISKHIKVLEHAGLIARSRNKQFRPCAIDAAPLAEVSTWADQYRHIWDDRFDRLDAYVRELQSDDKNPDRKDEQ from the coding sequence GTGACGAACGCGCTGATCGACCAACAACTCGATGACGAACGGCTCGACAAGACCTTCGCCGCGCTCGCCAACTCGACCCGGCGGGCGATCCTCGCTCGTCTCGCCCAAGGGGAGGCCAATGTCAACGAACTGGCGGCGCCGTTCGACCTGACACTCCCGGCGATCTCCAAGCACATCAAGGTGCTCGAGCACGCCGGCCTCATCGCCCGCAGCAGAAACAAGCAGTTCCGACCGTGCGCCATCGACGCCGCGCCGCTGGCCGAGGTGTCGACCTGGGCCGACCAGTACCGCCACATCTGGGACGACCGCTTCGACCGCCTGGACGCCTACGTCCGAGAACTCCAGTCCGACGACAAGAACCCTGACCGGAAAGACGAGCAATGA
- a CDS encoding SRPBCC domain-containing protein, protein MTDTNDVRLERTFEAPIDLIWEMWTDAEHFANWYGPMGARIPTAEMDVRIGGRRRITMEMDTPNGSMQMFFVGQYREIDPKTRLVYTESVADEAGNTMTAEQMGMPAGTPMETSVVVELEDLGPRTKMTLTHVGVPADSPGGQGWTMALDKLEALVAGAGD, encoded by the coding sequence ATGACCGACACCAACGATGTCCGACTCGAACGAACCTTCGAGGCACCGATCGACCTGATCTGGGAGATGTGGACAGACGCCGAGCACTTCGCCAACTGGTACGGCCCGATGGGCGCCCGGATCCCGACTGCCGAGATGGACGTCCGGATCGGCGGTCGGCGCCGCATCACCATGGAGATGGACACTCCCAACGGTTCGATGCAGATGTTCTTCGTCGGCCAGTACCGGGAGATCGATCCCAAGACCCGCCTCGTCTACACCGAGAGCGTGGCCGACGAGGCCGGCAACACCATGACGGCCGAACAGATGGGCATGCCCGCCGGCACACCGATGGAGACGTCGGTCGTCGTCGAACTCGAGGACCTGGGGCCACGCACGAAGATGACCCTCACGCACGTCGGCGTTCCCGCCGACTCCCCCGGCGGCCAGGGCTGGACCATGGCGCTCGACAAGCTGGAGGCCCTGGTGGCCGGGGCCGGCGACTGA
- a CDS encoding nuclear transport factor 2 family protein produces MNIQELSDRLEINELLNRYARSVDRKDWDLYREVFTPDADIDYTSAGGIKGDTETQAAWLAEALAQFPATQHMVANVSISFTDDDNATVEAMFHNPMIMPDKSAWVTGGWYHHEVRRTSDGWRSVKLVEESAYFSGMPTDLDRPE; encoded by the coding sequence GTGAACATCCAAGAACTCTCCGACCGCCTCGAGATCAACGAACTCCTCAACCGCTACGCGCGGTCGGTGGATCGCAAGGACTGGGACCTCTACCGCGAGGTCTTCACGCCCGACGCCGACATCGACTACACCTCGGCCGGCGGCATCAAGGGCGACACCGAGACCCAGGCCGCGTGGCTCGCCGAGGCCCTCGCGCAGTTCCCGGCCACCCAGCACATGGTCGCCAACGTGAGCATCAGCTTCACCGACGACGACAACGCCACGGTCGAGGCGATGTTCCACAATCCGATGATCATGCCCGACAAGTCGGCGTGGGTCACCGGTGGCTGGTATCACCACGAGGTCCGCCGCACGTCGGACGGTTGGCGCAGCGTCAAGCTGGTCGAGGAGTCGGCATACTTCTCTGGCATGCCGACCGATCTGGACCGCCCTGAATGA